From the genome of Haloferax sp. Atlit-12N:
ACGGCGGACAGAACAAGGACTTACGTCACCGACCGCAACGAGAGGGTATGGACGAACGCGACGTGCGCCTGTTGAAGGCCATCGCGGACCTCGGGACGGGCAGTCCCGAGAAGCTACACGAAGAGACAGACATCCCGGTCTCGACCATCCACTACCGCCTGAACAACCTGAAGGACGACGGCGTCATCGAGAACGACCTCTACGACATCGACTTAGAGGCGTTCGGACTCGGCGTCACCGTGGTCGTGGAAGTGCTGGCGGACTACAGCGGGTCGTACGAGGAAGTCGGAAACAAACTGCTGGAGATAGAGGGCGTCACGCAGCTCTACTTCACGATGGGTGAGACGGACTTCATCGTCGTCGCCCATCTCGCGGACTCCGACCGCGTGGAGCGCCTCATCAGCGACTTCGAGGCGACGCCGGAGGTCGAGCGGACGAACTCGACGTTCGTCATCTCCGCGATGCGCGACAGCCACCGGGCGCTCCAGAGCTACACGCTGGAGACGCTCCTCGACGAGTTGGGTATCGAGGACTGAGAACCGAGCGGGGACGTATCACGGTTCCGCACGTACACTCGACCATGGCAAACGAGGTGCGGACGTGGTTGGTCGAACGGACCTACTCGGACGACGAACAGAACATCATCATCCTCGTGTACGCGACCACCGACGGAACGCGCTACCACCGCAAAGAGCGCTCGCTGACGAGTTTCGAGTCCGACGTGCGCGACACCTACGCCGCCATCGACGTACCCGAGGACGAACTGGGCCGCGTCTCCGACGAGGAGACGAAGGCGGCGTACGCGGCCGCCGCGACCGAGATGGCCGAGTCCCACGAGCCGACCGACACGGTCTGAGAGCGTCGCGGTCGGCTCAGTCCGCCGACGCGAGCGGGAGCGAGACGACGACGACCGTACCCGTGGGTTCGTTGTCCTCGAAGTGGACCTCGCCGCCGAACGAGTCGACCAACTGGTGGACGAGATAGAGCCCGAGGCCGGTACCGGTGCTTTCGAGCCCCTTTTCGCCCTTCCCGAAGACGACCGACTTCCGTGCGTCGGGGATACCCGAACCGTCGTCGGCGATACGAATGACCGCCATGTCGGCGTCGTCGTCCACGGTCGCCGAGACGGTGACGACGGTGCTGCCGTCGTTGTGCTGGACGGCGTTGTTGAAGAGGTTGCCGAGCACCGACGCGATGAGCGGGTTCGCGCGCACCGCCACGTCCGGAACCTCGCCGTCGACCTCGAACGTCGCGTTCGGGAACGCCTCGCGGCGGACCGCGAGTTCGCGCTCGACGGCGTTCACGAGCGACATCGGGCGCGTCTCGACGCCGCCGCCGCTCATCGTCTCCATCAGGTCGCGGGCGACCTCGGTTATCTCGATAGTGTGGCGTCCCGTCGAGAGGATGCGCGAGAGAATGTCCGCGCCCTCTCCGTCGACGTGTTCTCGGAGTAGCTCCGCCCAGCCGACGACGACGGCCATGTCGTTGCGGATGTCGTGGCGGACGATTCGGTTGAGCGCCTCCAGTTCGGCGTTCGTCCGTTCGAGTTCGCGCTCTCGGGAGCGGCGGGCGGTCACGTCTTGTATCGTCCCTCTGAGCGCCGCCACCCGGCCGTCGCGGATGACCGGTTCGCCCCGCGTGCGGACCCACAGCTCTGACCCCTCGGCGGTGACCAGTCGGAACTCGTCTTCCCACGGGACGCCCTCGGACCGACAGCGGTCCACCAGCTCGCGGACCCGGTCTCGCTCCTCGGAGGCGTAGAACTCGATGGCGTCGTCGACGTCCGGCTCGTAGTCGAGCGGCACCTCGTGGATGCGCTTCGTCTGGTCAGTCCACGCCAGCGTGTCGGTCACGAGGTCGAGTTCCCAGCCGCCGACCTTCGAGATGCGCTGGGTGCGTTCCAGGAAGTCGCGGTTCCGTTCGAGTTCGTCCTCTCGGGCCTTCTGGTCGGAGAGGCTCTGGAAGACGATGACGTTCCGGTCGCCTTCCAGAGACGTGATGGAGAACCGGACCGGAACGAGGTCGCCGTCGTCGGGCCGGCGAATCGCCACCTCGCCTTGCCACTTGCCGTCGGCTTCGAGCGCGGGTGGAATCGTCCGCCGCAGGCGTTCGAGTTCCGACTCGTCGTGGAGGTGTCCCCAGCCCGTCCCGAGCATCGACTCGGGGTCCGGGCAGCCGCAGATGTCGGCCGCGGTCTGGTTGACGTACACGTGTCGGTCGTCCTCGGTGATGGTGACGCCGGCGTCGACGGCGTCGACCGCGCCCTTGAACGCCTCGAGTTCGCGTTCGCGGCGGCGCTCTTCGGTTACGTCCTCGACCGTCGAGATGAGTCGGTCCCGCCCCGAAATCTCGGCGACGGTGAGGCTGACGCGAATCCAGATGGTGTCGCCCGACGCGTTCTCGATGGGCCACGTGAAGGCGTGCTCGCCCTCCTCGCGGGCGGTCTCGACCTCGTCGAGGGCGCGGTCGGCGTCGTAGCCGGGAACGTCCGCCGTGACGTGAGCGGGGGTCGTGTCGATGACCGACGCCCGGTCGATGCCGAGAATGTTCAGGTAGTGTTGGTTGATGTCGACGAGTTCGAGCGTTTCGAGGTTGCGAACCGCGAGGCCGACGTTGACGGCCTCGAAGAGCGCGCGATGGTCGAGCGACCCGACGGTGTTACGGGCGGCGTCGTAGACGACGTGCCCGAGGTTGTCGAGGTCGTGTTCGTCGGGGGTCGACCGCTCGAACGAGACGAGCGGCACGCCGTCGTCGCGGAGCTTCGAGACGAGCGGTCGGCCCTCCGAGTCGGTGACTTCGGTTGAGACGACGAGACAGTCGATGCGACTTCGTTCGAGCACCGCGTGAACCGCGTCGAGGCTGTCGGCAGTCGAGACGCGGACCTCGGTCGTGGCGTCGCCGACCGAATCGGGAAGTTCGGTCGCGAGACGCTCGCGAACGGCGGCGTCCCCGCTGACGACGAGGACGTTCAGCCGACCAGGCATACCGGCGAAAGGACAGCGAGGTTCAAGTATGAACCGGCAGTTGTCGGCGGAAAATCACGACTGATCGGGGGAGTGAACGCTGCGCCCCCGCGTCGAAGATTCCAAAGTTAGGGCGACGCAAAGCGGCGGAATGGAAGCTTTTCCGGCAGCGGAGCCGAAGAATCGAAGCGACAATCGACCTAAACGTGGAGTGCGTACTGTCACCTGTGAGGCGGACGCCACCGCCTCGGTGAACACCATGACGACGACAAACGACTCGACGCGACTCGCGGGCATCGTCCTGCTCGCGCTGGCCGCGCTGTTCGCGCTTCCCGTCCTCTTCGGGATGGCCGGGCTCGGCGGCGGGATGCCGATGGGATGGGGCGGCGGCTGGATGCACGACACGTGGATGCACGGCGGGACCGGTGGGACCGTCCCGTGGTGGATGTGGGGGATGGGACTGTTCGGTCAACTGCTCGTCCTCGCGGTCGTCGTCGGCGGCGGCGTCCTCCTGTTCCGCGCCCTGCGCGACGGGGACGACGGAGACGACGACGCGCTCGACGAACTCCGCCGGGCCTACGCCCGCGGCGACATCGACGACGAGGAGTTCGACCGTCGCCGCGAGCGACTCGAACGCGACTGACGCGTCGGAACTCGAGACAGTCGCCTCGTTGCAGGCGAAATGAAGGGGTTCCGGTCGAATGAAGCAGTGACGGTCGGGGAGCGGTCGCGGGGAGTCGCTCGCTCGCCGACCCCGTCGGAGAGAGTGCGCACGCTGACCGCAACGACTATGATTGTTTAGGCCAACCTAAAACCATGAGTTCGGATTCATCCGGTGGGGCGCTCGGCTCGTTCCTCGGTCGCTTTCGGTCGCGGCGAACGCGACTTCGCGTGTCCGCGTGCGTCGCCGCGAGCCGGTCGATAGAAGTCCCGGAGACGGACGACGAACGCGCCTGAGTCCGGTGACTCGTGGGGCGACGTCGGCCGCCGCGCGCTTCAGACCTCGACCGTCGTTCCGATTTCTGGAGCCGCGGCCTCGTAGCCGTCGGCGCGGAGTTCCTCGGCGAACGCCGCACAGCGGTCGCCGTGGTTGACGAACACCGGGGCGTCGCGGTAGTCGTCGAGGAACGATAAGAGCCCGTGTCGGTCGGCGTGGGCGGAGAAGTCGTACATCTCGGCGCGGGCGGCCACCGGGACGACGCCGCCGTTGAGTTCGCACCGGCCGCGTTCGACCAGTTCCCTGCCCGGCGTCCCCTCGACCTGATAGCCGGTGAGACAGATTTTGTTCGTCGGGTCGCCCCGAATCTCGGGAATGTACGTCATCGCCGGGCCGCCCGAGAGCATCCCGCTCGTCGTCACGATAACCGAGTTCTGTCGGGCGATGCGCTTTCGCTGGCCGTCCCTGCCCGAGACGATTCGGGCGTTCGATTTCGCCCGCTTGAGCGCCGCCGCGTCGCGGACGTAGTCGGGGTGGTTTCTGAGCATCTGCAGCACGCGCGTCCCCATGCCGTCGACGTAGCAGTCGATGTCGTGGGCGTCGAGCACCATGAGAAGCTCCTGCGTCCGGCCGATGGCGAACGCGGGGACGACGACGGTGCCGCCCTCCCAGACGGTCGTCCGCACCGACTCCACGAAGCGCTCTTCGACGGTCGCGCGGTCGTCGTGTTCCACGTCGGAGTAGGTGGACTCACAGATGACCACGTCGGCGTCCGGGCGGTCGGTCGTGCCCGAGACCAACCGCTGGTCGTCGGTGTGGAAGTCGGCGGTGTAGAGCAGGCGGGTCTCGCCGTCGTCGACGAGGACGTGGGCGCTCCCGGGGATGTGGCCCGCGTTGTAGAACGTGACCTCGTGGCCGGCGGCCTCGAACGCCTCCCCGTAGTCGTGGTGTTCCGACTGCTGGGTCATCCGCCGGACGTGTGTCTCGGTGAACGGGCAGTTGTAGCTCCCGCCGTGGAGTTTGAGCGTGTCGCGCGCGAGCGTCCGAGCGAGTTCGTCGGTCGGCGGCGTCCAATGGACCGCCGGCCAGTCGTCGCCCGAGAGAAGCGAGGGGACCGTCCCGACGTGGTCGAGGTGGCCGTGCGAGACGACGACGGCGTCGGGGTCAACGGAGCCGACGGGGAACTGCGGAGGGTTCCCGGTCAACATCCCGTAATCGAGCAGCAGCGAGTCGTTGACGAGAATCGCGCTGCGCCCGACTTCCTCGGCCCCGCCGAGGAACTGGAGTTTCATTGCCGGCAGTACCGACCGGAGGGGCTTTTGCTCGTCGGTCCCGCCGGACTCGCGGGACTCGACGCTTTTTACGCCAGCCGCCGTCTCCCGAGGCGTGACCGGTTCCGACTCCAAACCCGACCGCGGTGGCGACGACCCCGAATCCGACGCCGAGGCCGACCCCGAACCCGAGACCGAAACCGACCGCGACGACCTCGACCGACTGGTGGCGACGCTCCACGACCGACTCGCCGCGACGGCGACGCGGCCCGTCCGCGAGGACGCGAGTCGGTGGCTCGGCGAGGCAGAGGCCGTCGCGGGCGACCTCGCGGTCGGCCCGCTCCCGGACGACGAGGTGGTCCGGACGCGACTCGGCCACGTCGAACACCTGCTGTCGAACGTCGACGAAACCGAAGACGAGGCGGCCGACGAACACGTCGCGTCGGCGCGGGCGGCGCTGGCCGACGCGCTGGCGATGCTCGGCGACGACGGCGGGGAGCGCGACGAGCACGACGAAAGCGAGTGAGCGACGGAGAGAAGAGAGACTGAATCGAGACGAGAGACGAGAGTCGTGGGGACCGGGAGGGATGCCCGTTCCGTCCGGTGGTTAGTTCGAGAACCAATCCCTCGCGGTCGAGGCGAGGATAGAGAGATCTTCGAAC
Proteins encoded in this window:
- a CDS encoding Lrp/AsnC family transcriptional regulator, with product MDERDVRLLKAIADLGTGSPEKLHEETDIPVSTIHYRLNNLKDDGVIENDLYDIDLEAFGLGVTVVVEVLADYSGSYEEVGNKLLEIEGVTQLYFTMGETDFIVVAHLADSDRVERLISDFEATPEVERTNSTFVISAMRDSHRALQSYTLETLLDELGIED
- a CDS encoding MBL fold metallo-hydrolase; translation: MKLQFLGGAEEVGRSAILVNDSLLLDYGMLTGNPPQFPVGSVDPDAVVVSHGHLDHVGTVPSLLSGDDWPAVHWTPPTDELARTLARDTLKLHGGSYNCPFTETHVRRMTQQSEHHDYGEAFEAAGHEVTFYNAGHIPGSAHVLVDDGETRLLYTADFHTDDQRLVSGTTDRPDADVVICESTYSDVEHDDRATVEERFVESVRTTVWEGGTVVVPAFAIGRTQELLMVLDAHDIDCYVDGMGTRVLQMLRNHPDYVRDAAALKRAKSNARIVSGRDGQRKRIARQNSVIVTTSGMLSGGPAMTYIPEIRGDPTNKICLTGYQVEGTPGRELVERGRCELNGGVVPVAARAEMYDFSAHADRHGLLSFLDDYRDAPVFVNHGDRCAAFAEELRADGYEAAAPEIGTTVEV
- a CDS encoding PAS domain S-box protein, producing the protein MPGRLNVLVVSGDAAVRERLATELPDSVGDATTEVRVSTADSLDAVHAVLERSRIDCLVVSTEVTDSEGRPLVSKLRDDGVPLVSFERSTPDEHDLDNLGHVVYDAARNTVGSLDHRALFEAVNVGLAVRNLETLELVDINQHYLNILGIDRASVIDTTPAHVTADVPGYDADRALDEVETAREEGEHAFTWPIENASGDTIWIRVSLTVAEISGRDRLISTVEDVTEERRRERELEAFKGAVDAVDAGVTITEDDRHVYVNQTAADICGCPDPESMLGTGWGHLHDESELERLRRTIPPALEADGKWQGEVAIRRPDDGDLVPVRFSITSLEGDRNVIVFQSLSDQKAREDELERNRDFLERTQRISKVGGWELDLVTDTLAWTDQTKRIHEVPLDYEPDVDDAIEFYASEERDRVRELVDRCRSEGVPWEDEFRLVTAEGSELWVRTRGEPVIRDGRVAALRGTIQDVTARRSRERELERTNAELEALNRIVRHDIRNDMAVVVGWAELLREHVDGEGADILSRILSTGRHTIEITEVARDLMETMSGGGVETRPMSLVNAVERELAVRREAFPNATFEVDGEVPDVAVRANPLIASVLGNLFNNAVQHNDGSTVVTVSATVDDDADMAVIRIADDGSGIPDARKSVVFGKGEKGLESTGTGLGLYLVHQLVDSFGGEVHFEDNEPTGTVVVVSLPLASAD
- a CDS encoding SHOCT domain-containing protein, with product MTTTNDSTRLAGIVLLALAALFALPVLFGMAGLGGGMPMGWGGGWMHDTWMHGGTGGTVPWWMWGMGLFGQLLVLAVVVGGGVLLFRALRDGDDGDDDALDELRRAYARGDIDDEEFDRRRERLERD